The Onychomys torridus chromosome 4, mOncTor1.1, whole genome shotgun sequence genome includes a window with the following:
- the C4H11orf96 gene encoding uncharacterized protein C11orf96 homolog: MAFAVIRACSRVGRGGLYKQRGGLPRGTRRQRQRRQGASQSAAEQRSTAQRPSTGSPARYPSPAAPARANEARRHPAADLDPPPGEPQAAASRGTPEPRPPPENPGAPPPPGPAATDGAMAAAKPGELMGICSSYQAVMPHFVCLADEFPQPVRPAKLPKGKGRLRRPRQSRFKTQPVTFDEIQEVEEEGVSPMEEEKAKKSFLQSLECLRRSTQSLSLQRESLGSCKLRNSLDSSDSDSAL, encoded by the coding sequence ATGGCATTCGCTGTCATCCGAGCTTGCAGTCGTGTGGGCAGAGGCGGGCTATATAAGCAGCGAGGCGGGCTGCCGCGGGGCACACGGCGACAGCGACAGCGGCGACAAGGAGCCTCTCAGAGCGCCGCGGAGCAGCGCAGCACAGCCCAGCGCCCCTCGACGGGCTCGCCCGCCCGCTATCCCTCCCCAGCAGCGCCGGCTCGGGCCAACGAGGCCCGCCGCCACCCCGCAGCAGATTTGGATCCCCCGCCCGGAGAGCCTCAGGCTGCCGCCTCCCGGGGGACCCCGGAGCCGCGGCCGCCCCCGGAGAACCCGGGCGCACCGCCGCCCCCCGGCCCCGCAGCCACCGACGGCGCCATGGCGGCCGCCAAGCCCGGCGAGCTCATGGGCATCTGCTCTAGTTACCAGGCGGTGATGCCGCACTTCGTGTGCTTGGCCGACGAGTTCCCGCAGCCGGTGCGGCCGGCCAAGCTGCCCAAGGGCAAGGGCCGGCTGCGGCGGCCGCGCCAGTCCCGCTTCAAGACGCAGCCGGTGACCTTCGACGAGATCCAGGAGGTGGAAGAGGAGGGGGTGTCCccgatggaggaggagaaggccaAGAAGTCGTTCCTGCAGAGCTTGGAGTGCCTGCGCCGCAGCACGCAGAGCCTGTCGCTGCAGAGGGAGTCGCTCGGCAGCTGCAAACTGAGGAACAGCCTGGACTCCAGTGACTCCGACTCGGCCCTGTGA